The proteins below come from a single Saccharopolyspora sp. SCSIO 74807 genomic window:
- a CDS encoding DEAD/DEAH box helicase, producing the protein MSPAESYSAHRHRSAHPKFAEFAGELSFDLDPFQRTACQALESGHGALVCAPTGAGKTVVGEFAVHLALAEGRRCFYTTPIKALSNQKYADLCERHGTGAVGLLTGDTSINGDAQVVVMTTEVLRNMLYASSQGIDQLGYVVMDEVHYLADRFRGAVWEEVILHLPQQVQLASLSATVSNAEEFGEWLVEVRGDTRVVVDEHRPVPLWQHMLVGSRMFDLFGGETEDRELKLNPRLLRHTQELARTHMPPGRGRGGPPGRRKGPKPPKFFTPSRVEVLTNLDAAGLLPAIVFIFSRAGCDAAVSQCVRSGLRLTTEHEVDEIREVVEEHTASLPESDLEVLGYWEWRDALERGVAAHHAGLLPAFKETVEELFVRGLVKAVFATETLALGINMPARTVVLERLVKFNGESHVDLTPGEYTQLTGRAGRRGIDVEGHAVVIWQPGVDPKQVAGLASTRTYPLRSSFRPGYNMAVNLVQRVGRDASRDLLEQSFAQFQADRSVVGMSRRVERNAEALEGYAESMECHLGDFAEYFALRRRISDREKALAKQNRASRRAEAAKSLEKLRKGDVIQVPSGRRAGLAVVIDPGLEPMGEPRPLVLTEDRWSGRLSVADFSSPVEALGRMKLPKHVDTRSPKSRRDLASGLRETGIAPRSGRGKRRDDSGDDAELASLRRALKAHPCHGCDDREKHARWAERHERLRSETDNLRRKVATTTHSLARSFDRIIALLSERDYVTVDDPDKPVTEHGRRLSRLYSESDLLAAECLRVGVWDSLGPPELAAVVSSLVYESRREGPMAPAVPSGDVSDALAATWRLWAELEDDERRHKLDRTREPDPGFAWPVFRWARGESLERVLTAAASTGHELSAGDFVRWCRQVIDLLDQVAKVAGKSDPVGSAAAKAVTAIRRGVVAAGAV; encoded by the coding sequence GTGTCGCCTGCCGAGTCGTACTCGGCGCACCGGCACCGCAGCGCGCACCCGAAGTTCGCGGAGTTCGCCGGTGAGCTCTCCTTCGACCTGGACCCGTTCCAGCGCACCGCCTGCCAGGCCCTGGAGTCCGGGCACGGCGCGCTGGTGTGCGCGCCGACCGGCGCGGGCAAGACGGTGGTCGGGGAGTTCGCCGTGCACCTGGCGCTGGCCGAGGGCCGCCGCTGCTTCTACACCACCCCGATCAAGGCGCTGTCCAACCAGAAGTACGCCGACCTCTGCGAGCGCCACGGCACCGGCGCGGTCGGGCTGCTGACCGGCGACACCTCGATCAACGGGGACGCGCAGGTGGTGGTGATGACCACCGAGGTGCTGCGGAACATGCTCTACGCGAGTTCCCAGGGCATCGACCAGCTCGGCTACGTGGTGATGGACGAGGTGCACTACCTCGCCGACCGGTTCCGCGGCGCGGTGTGGGAGGAAGTGATCCTGCACCTGCCGCAGCAGGTGCAGCTGGCGAGCCTGTCGGCGACGGTCAGCAACGCCGAGGAGTTCGGCGAGTGGCTGGTCGAGGTCCGCGGCGACACCCGCGTCGTGGTCGACGAGCACCGCCCGGTGCCGCTGTGGCAGCACATGCTGGTGGGCTCGCGGATGTTCGACCTGTTCGGCGGGGAGACCGAGGACCGCGAGCTGAAGCTGAACCCGCGGCTGCTGCGGCACACCCAGGAACTCGCCCGCACGCACATGCCGCCGGGCCGCGGTCGCGGCGGCCCGCCGGGGCGGCGCAAGGGGCCGAAACCGCCGAAGTTCTTCACCCCGTCGCGGGTGGAGGTGCTGACCAACCTGGACGCGGCCGGGCTGCTGCCCGCGATCGTGTTCATCTTCAGCCGCGCCGGTTGCGACGCCGCGGTGAGCCAGTGCGTGCGCTCGGGCCTGCGGCTGACCACCGAGCACGAGGTGGACGAGATCCGCGAGGTGGTCGAGGAGCACACCGCCTCGCTGCCGGAGTCCGACCTGGAGGTGCTGGGTTACTGGGAGTGGCGGGACGCGCTGGAGCGCGGCGTCGCCGCCCACCACGCCGGCCTGCTGCCCGCGTTCAAGGAGACCGTCGAGGAGCTGTTCGTGCGCGGCCTGGTCAAGGCCGTGTTCGCCACCGAGACCCTCGCGCTGGGCATCAACATGCCCGCCCGCACGGTGGTGCTGGAGCGGCTGGTCAAGTTCAACGGCGAGTCGCACGTCGACCTCACCCCCGGCGAGTACACCCAGCTCACCGGCCGGGCGGGCCGTCGCGGCATCGACGTGGAGGGCCACGCGGTCGTGATCTGGCAGCCGGGCGTGGACCCGAAGCAGGTCGCGGGGCTGGCTTCCACCCGCACGTACCCGCTGCGCTCGTCGTTCCGCCCCGGCTACAACATGGCGGTGAACCTGGTGCAGCGCGTCGGCCGGGACGCCTCGCGGGACCTGCTGGAGCAGTCGTTCGCGCAGTTCCAGGCGGACCGCTCGGTGGTCGGCATGTCCCGCCGGGTGGAGCGCAACGCCGAAGCGCTGGAGGGCTACGCCGAGTCGATGGAGTGCCACCTCGGCGACTTCGCCGAGTACTTCGCGCTGCGCCGCCGCATCAGCGACCGGGAGAAGGCGCTGGCCAAGCAGAACCGCGCGTCGCGGCGCGCGGAGGCGGCGAAGTCGTTGGAGAAGCTGCGCAAGGGCGACGTGATCCAGGTGCCGTCCGGCCGCCGCGCCGGGCTGGCCGTGGTGATCGATCCCGGGCTGGAGCCGATGGGCGAGCCGCGCCCGCTGGTGCTCACCGAGGACCGCTGGTCGGGCCGGTTGTCGGTGGCCGACTTCAGCTCGCCGGTGGAGGCGCTGGGCCGGATGAAGCTGCCCAAGCACGTCGACACCCGGTCCCCGAAGTCCCGCCGCGACCTGGCTTCCGGTCTGCGCGAGACCGGCATCGCCCCGCGCAGCGGGCGCGGCAAGCGGCGCGACGACTCGGGCGACGACGCGGAGCTGGCGAGCCTGCGCCGCGCGCTGAAGGCCCACCCGTGCCACGGCTGCGACGACCGCGAGAAGCACGCCCGCTGGGCCGAGCGGCACGAGCGGCTCCGCTCCGAGACCGACAACCTGCGACGCAAGGTCGCGACCACGACGCATTCGCTGGCCCGCTCGTTCGACCGGATCATCGCGCTGCTGTCCGAGCGCGACTACGTGACGGTCGACGACCCGGACAAGCCGGTGACCGAGCACGGCCGTCGGCTCTCCCGCCTCTACAGCGAGTCGGATCTGCTGGCCGCGGAGTGCCTGCGGGTCGGCGTCTGGGATTCGCTGGGGCCGCCGGAGCTGGCAGCGGTGGTCTCCTCGCTGGTCTACGAGTCGCGGCGGGAAGGCCCGATGGCGCCCGCGGTGCCATCCGGCGACGTGTCCGACGCGCTGGCCGCGACGTGGCGGTTGTGGGCCGAGCTGGAGGACGACGAGCGCAGGCACAAGCTCGACCGCACCCGCGAACCGGACCCGGGCTTCGCGTGGCCGGTGTTCCGCTGGGCCCGCGGCGAGTCGCTGGAGCGGGTGCTCACCGCCGCCGCGTCGACCGGGCACGAGCTTTCCGCCGGTGATTTCGTGCGCTGGTGCCGCCAGGTGATCGACCTGCTGGACCAGGTCGCCAAGGTCGCGGGCAAGTCCGACCCGGTCGGTTCGGCCGCGGCGAAGGCGGTCACCGCGATCCGCCGCGGTGTGGTGGCCGCCGGGGCGGTGTGA
- a CDS encoding DUF4333 domain-containing protein, whose translation MTGPYGPPGAPQRGTAAQRLPTGYRGEPGPAGPRRRSGKLPWLIGALVLLVVAAAVAFVGFVSPGLLVRPELDATSVQQGVQQTLRTSYRLGAVQSVRCPAGQVADPGSSFECQVDLGGERKSVPVTVRDSSGVYEVGYPR comes from the coding sequence ATGACCGGCCCCTACGGCCCGCCCGGTGCCCCGCAACGGGGCACAGCTGCGCAACGTCTGCCGACCGGCTACCGCGGTGAACCCGGTCCCGCGGGACCGCGGCGCCGTTCCGGCAAGTTGCCGTGGTTGATCGGCGCGCTGGTGCTGCTGGTGGTGGCCGCGGCCGTCGCGTTCGTCGGGTTCGTTTCGCCCGGGCTGCTGGTGCGTCCCGAGCTGGACGCGACGAGCGTGCAGCAGGGCGTGCAGCAGACGTTGCGCACGTCTTACCGCCTCGGCGCCGTGCAATCGGTGCGCTGCCCGGCGGGGCAGGTCGCCGACCCGGGCAGCAGCTTCGAGTGCCAGGTCGATCTCGGCGGCGAGCGCAAGTCGGTGCCGGTGACGGTGCGCGATTCCTCCGGGGTGTACGAGGTCGGCTATCCGCGCTGA
- a CDS encoding GNAT family N-acetyltransferase: protein MHGVSEVNVRPLADSEFRPALDLFVASLQHGQRPSEERWQRSSTRYEPGRVFGGFVDGELSGTAMSLPSTLVVPGGAVLPSAAVTGVGVRADRTRRGLLRGLMDAQLADTKRRGEPLAMLHASETAIYPRFGYGMASRSQRVALRRADAVLRPDAPGDGNVRLLDGATAEKLLPETYARIGNARHGMMARSEGWWTTRLADTVDNGGGMFVAVHSGPDGDDGFVLYETEKTDHVFGNGSITAKVVDLHAADTAAEASLWRFLLGLDLVTDVIAPDRPMDEALSWWLADSRACQVTRVDDDLWVRLVDVPHALAERTYGAAEPVIIEVRDAVLPENAGNYRITSDDAVPCDEPAQITLDADALGSIYLGEVAPSTLAAANRIQVHDPAALAPADALFATARPPWCGTQF, encoded by the coding sequence ATGCATGGGGTGAGCGAGGTCAACGTCCGGCCGCTGGCCGATTCCGAATTCCGCCCGGCGCTCGATCTGTTCGTCGCATCGTTGCAGCACGGCCAGCGCCCGTCGGAGGAGCGCTGGCAGCGTTCCTCCACCCGCTACGAGCCGGGGCGGGTGTTCGGCGGGTTCGTCGACGGCGAACTCAGCGGCACCGCGATGTCGTTGCCTTCCACGCTGGTGGTGCCGGGCGGTGCGGTGCTCCCGTCGGCCGCGGTCACCGGTGTCGGCGTGCGCGCGGACCGGACCCGCCGGGGCTTGCTGCGCGGCTTGATGGACGCGCAGCTGGCGGACACCAAGCGGCGCGGGGAGCCGCTGGCGATGCTGCACGCTTCGGAGACCGCGATCTACCCGCGCTTCGGCTACGGCATGGCCAGCCGCAGCCAGCGCGTGGCGCTGCGCCGTGCAGACGCGGTCCTGCGCCCCGATGCGCCCGGTGACGGCAACGTGCGCCTGCTCGACGGTGCGACGGCGGAGAAGCTGCTGCCGGAGACGTACGCGCGGATCGGCAATGCGCGGCACGGGATGATGGCGCGCAGCGAGGGCTGGTGGACGACGCGGCTGGCCGACACCGTCGACAACGGCGGCGGCATGTTCGTCGCGGTGCATTCCGGCCCGGACGGCGACGACGGTTTCGTGCTCTACGAGACGGAGAAGACCGACCACGTCTTCGGCAACGGTTCGATCACCGCGAAGGTCGTCGACCTGCACGCGGCCGACACCGCCGCGGAGGCTTCGCTGTGGCGCTTCCTGCTCGGCCTGGACCTGGTGACCGACGTGATCGCCCCGGACCGCCCGATGGACGAGGCGTTGTCCTGGTGGCTGGCGGATTCGCGCGCCTGCCAGGTAACCCGGGTCGACGACGATCTGTGGGTGCGGCTGGTGGACGTGCCGCACGCGCTGGCCGAGCGCACTTACGGCGCGGCCGAACCGGTGATCATCGAGGTGCGGGACGCGGTGCTGCCGGAGAACGCCGGCAACTACCGGATCACCTCCGACGACGCCGTGCCCTGCGACGAACCTGCACAGATCACGCTCGACGCGGACGCTCTCGGCTCGATCTACCTGGGCGAGGTAGCCCCTTCCACCCTCGCCGCCGCGAACCGCATCCAGGTGCACGACCCCGCGGCCCTGGCCCCCGCGGACGCGCTGTTCGCCACGGCGCGCCCGCCTTGGTGCGGCACCCAGTTCTGA
- a CDS encoding 5'-3' exonuclease codes for MLIDAAGLWFRSYYALPESLTAPDGTPVNSVRGFCDMLAKLITERRPTRLVACLDNDWRPQFRVDALPTYKTHRVAEEDPDAEDVPDTLSPQIPVILDVLDALGIATAEAEGYEADDVIGVLAERERTDPVEVVTGDRDLFQLVRPEPAPVRVIYVGGGLAKAQNYGPAELAERYALDPSRAGDAYAEMAVLRGDPSDGLPGVAGIGEKTAAKLITEFGSLAALLSAAEAGDKRLTPRVRGKLADSAEYLAAAPSVVRVVRDAPVVLDRPDPLPKSAADPDRLTELDRAWNLGGPLERLTAAF; via the coding sequence ATGCTGATCGACGCCGCCGGGCTGTGGTTCCGGTCGTACTACGCGCTGCCGGAGTCGCTGACCGCGCCGGACGGGACGCCGGTGAACTCGGTGCGCGGGTTCTGCGACATGCTCGCCAAGCTCATCACCGAGCGGCGGCCGACGCGGCTCGTCGCCTGCCTGGACAACGACTGGCGGCCGCAGTTCCGCGTGGACGCGCTGCCGACCTACAAGACGCACCGGGTTGCCGAGGAAGATCCCGACGCCGAGGACGTGCCGGACACGCTCAGCCCGCAGATCCCGGTGATCCTCGACGTGCTCGACGCGCTCGGCATCGCCACCGCCGAAGCCGAGGGCTACGAGGCCGATGACGTGATCGGAGTGCTCGCCGAGCGGGAACGCACCGACCCCGTCGAAGTCGTCACCGGCGACCGCGACCTGTTCCAGCTGGTGCGGCCGGAGCCCGCGCCGGTGCGGGTGATCTACGTCGGGGGCGGGCTGGCGAAGGCGCAGAACTACGGCCCGGCCGAACTCGCCGAGCGCTACGCGCTCGATCCTTCCCGGGCCGGGGACGCCTACGCGGAAATGGCGGTGCTGCGCGGCGATCCGTCCGACGGCCTGCCCGGTGTCGCGGGCATCGGCGAGAAGACCGCCGCCAAGCTGATCACCGAATTCGGTTCGCTCGCCGCGCTGCTTTCCGCCGCCGAAGCCGGGGACAAGCGGCTGACCCCGCGAGTGCGCGGCAAACTCGCCGATTCCGCCGAATACCTGGCCGCAGCCCCATCCGTGGTCCGCGTGGTCCGCGACGCCCCGGTCGTCCTCGACCGCCCGGACCCGCTCCCGAAATCCGCGGCCGACCCGGACCGCCTGACCGAACTCGACCGCGCCTGGAACCTCGGCGGGCCGCTGGAACGCCTCACCGCCGCTTTCTGA
- a CDS encoding DUF397 domain-containing protein — translation MSQLRWQKSTRSHPNGNCVELSIPRGRVRDSKDPEGPTLPVDVPTLLTAIRQGRFDAP, via the coding sequence ATGAGCCAACTGCGCTGGCAAAAATCCACCCGGTCCCACCCGAACGGCAACTGCGTCGAACTGTCCATTCCGCGCGGCCGAGTGCGCGACTCCAAGGACCCAGAAGGGCCGACGCTGCCCGTTGACGTCCCGACGCTGCTCACCGCCATCCGGCAGGGGCGCTTCGACGCGCCGTGA
- a CDS encoding DUF397 domain-containing protein: MKNTRWQKSSYSHPSGECVELSIPRGRMRDSKDPDGPTLPVDVPTLLTAIRQGRFDRR, from the coding sequence ATGAAGAACACACGCTGGCAGAAGTCCAGTTACTCGCATCCCTCCGGTGAATGCGTCGAACTGTCCATTCCGCGCGGCCGGATGCGCGACTCCAAGGACCCGGACGGCCCAACGCTACCCGTCGATGTCCCGACGCTGCTCACCGCCATCCGGCAGGGCCGCTTCGACCGCCGGTGA
- a CDS encoding helix-turn-helix transcriptional regulator, translating to MIIGPRIGAAIGAARRNGINMNRTAGTPRARALSAALRETRRASGVGLRALSRQLELSHTQLSHWENGSRVPSIETVAMILAALRVPSGDRERILDLARNTAEPNWLTVGLAGIPQQLAGAIESERAASAISQWSPLMIPGLLQTPDFIKATMQELRLPQPEEDVRNMARIGRSEVLTRENALKFEAIVSEAVLQQPMADPSIMAEQFSHLISMSARPNIHIKIVPLRTGWHPGLLGPFTLYDFPEAPSVVSFEHYSSGAFVPTDHDVRQHREALARIRNLAFDKSDSLECIRQAHRTWESQK from the coding sequence GTGATCATCGGACCGCGTATCGGTGCCGCTATCGGCGCTGCCCGGAGAAACGGAATCAACATGAACAGAACCGCAGGTACACCCCGGGCGAGGGCGCTGTCCGCCGCATTGCGGGAAACCCGCCGCGCGAGCGGAGTCGGGTTGCGCGCACTCTCCCGTCAACTGGAACTTTCGCACACCCAATTGTCACATTGGGAGAACGGCAGCCGGGTGCCGAGCATCGAGACCGTCGCCATGATCCTCGCCGCGCTGCGGGTGCCGTCCGGCGACCGGGAACGCATCCTCGACCTCGCCCGCAACACCGCCGAACCGAACTGGCTCACCGTCGGGCTCGCGGGCATCCCGCAGCAACTCGCCGGAGCCATCGAGAGCGAGCGGGCGGCATCGGCGATCTCTCAGTGGTCGCCGTTGATGATCCCAGGCTTGCTGCAGACGCCTGACTTCATCAAAGCGACCATGCAGGAGCTGCGACTGCCCCAGCCCGAAGAGGACGTCCGGAATATGGCCCGAATCGGACGCAGCGAAGTGCTCACCCGCGAGAACGCGCTGAAGTTCGAGGCGATCGTCAGCGAAGCCGTACTGCAGCAACCAATGGCCGATCCGTCCATCATGGCCGAGCAATTCAGCCACCTGATCAGCATGAGTGCACGGCCGAACATCCATATCAAGATCGTTCCACTTCGGACCGGTTGGCATCCCGGCCTGCTCGGACCCTTCACCCTCTACGACTTCCCGGAAGCACCATCTGTCGTGAGCTTCGAGCACTACAGCTCAGGTGCGTTCGTCCCGACCGACCACGACGTCCGGCAGCACCGTGAAGCATTGGCCAGAATCCGCAACCTTGCTTTCGACAAATCGGACTCACTAGAATGCATCAGGCAAGCTCACCGAACCTGGGAGAGCCAAAAATGA
- a CDS encoding Xaa-Pro peptidase family protein, with protein MATVSLKQDPAVLSARLDRAAATAADANLDALLITPGSDLQYLLGVRGESFERLSTLVLPAAGSEAAPVLVLPKLEAPGYHDVPADDLGVEVVTWVDGEDPHALVADLLRRERQPSRVGVADVMPALHALPLRSAVGGEQALAGPVLRELRMRKDPSEVAALRTAGAAIDRVHARMAEFLTAGRTEAQVGADIAAAIVEEGHTEADFVIVGSAANGASPHHALSDRVIERGDVVVVDIGGPIPAGYNSDCTRTYAVGEPSQPDVRDTYAVLQAAQQAAVQAVRPGATAESIDAAAREPIAAAGFGREFIHRTGHGIGLDVHEEPYVVAGNRLELEPGMAFSIEPGIYQEGRWGARIEDIVIVTEDGVDSVNEQPHELVVLPA; from the coding sequence ATGGCCACTGTCTCGCTCAAGCAGGATCCCGCGGTGCTCTCCGCCAGGCTGGACCGCGCCGCGGCCACCGCCGCGGACGCGAACCTGGACGCCCTGCTGATCACGCCCGGTTCGGATCTGCAATACCTGCTGGGAGTCCGCGGGGAATCGTTCGAGCGGCTGAGCACCCTGGTGCTGCCCGCGGCGGGTTCCGAAGCCGCGCCGGTGCTGGTGCTGCCGAAGCTGGAGGCGCCCGGTTACCACGACGTGCCCGCTGACGACCTCGGCGTCGAGGTGGTGACCTGGGTCGACGGCGAGGACCCGCACGCGCTGGTCGCGGACCTGCTGCGGCGCGAGCGCCAGCCCTCGCGGGTCGGGGTCGCCGATGTGATGCCCGCGCTGCACGCCTTGCCGTTGCGGTCCGCGGTCGGCGGCGAGCAGGCGCTGGCCGGTCCGGTGCTGCGCGAGCTGCGGATGCGCAAGGACCCGTCCGAGGTGGCGGCGCTGCGCACCGCGGGCGCGGCGATCGACCGCGTGCACGCGCGGATGGCCGAGTTCCTCACCGCGGGGCGCACCGAGGCGCAGGTGGGCGCGGACATCGCCGCCGCCATCGTCGAGGAGGGCCACACCGAGGCCGACTTCGTCATCGTCGGTTCCGCCGCGAACGGCGCGAGCCCGCACCACGCCCTGTCGGACCGCGTGATCGAGCGCGGCGACGTGGTGGTCGTCGACATCGGCGGGCCGATCCCGGCGGGCTACAACTCGGACTGCACCCGCACCTACGCGGTCGGGGAACCGTCGCAGCCGGACGTGCGCGACACCTACGCGGTGTTGCAGGCGGCCCAGCAGGCCGCGGTGCAAGCGGTGCGTCCCGGCGCCACCGCGGAGTCGATCGACGCGGCCGCGCGGGAACCGATCGCAGCCGCCGGGTTCGGGCGGGAGTTCATCCACCGCACCGGGCACGGCATCGGCCTCGACGTGCACGAGGAGCCGTACGTGGTCGCCGGGAACCGCCTCGAACTGGAGCCGGGCATGGCTTTCAGCATCGAGCCCGGCATCTACCAGGAAGGCCGCTGGGGCGCCCGGATCGAGGACATCGTGATCGTCACCGAGGACGGGGTGGACAGCGTCAACGAACAACCGCACGAGCTGGTGGTGCTACCCGCGTGA
- a CDS encoding Lrp/AsnC family transcriptional regulator: MNDRNTGELEATDRAILRELVHDGRCSFTDLAERVGLSVSAVHQRVRRLEQRGALQGYVAKVDGEQIGLPMTAFISLTPIDPAAPDDYPQRLEHLPQIESCYSVAGDESYILQVRVESPLGLEDLLRQIRECAKVSTRTTVVLSTPYEHRPPQI; this comes from the coding sequence GTGAACGACCGCAACACTGGCGAGCTGGAAGCGACCGACCGGGCGATCCTGCGCGAACTCGTGCACGACGGCCGGTGCAGCTTCACCGATCTCGCCGAACGGGTGGGCCTGAGCGTGTCCGCCGTGCACCAGCGGGTCCGGCGGCTGGAGCAGCGCGGCGCGCTGCAGGGCTATGTGGCCAAAGTGGACGGTGAGCAGATCGGGCTGCCGATGACCGCGTTCATCTCGCTGACCCCGATAGATCCCGCGGCGCCGGACGATTACCCGCAGCGGCTGGAGCACCTGCCGCAGATCGAGTCCTGCTACTCGGTGGCGGGCGACGAGTCCTACATCCTGCAGGTGCGGGTGGAATCCCCGCTGGGGCTGGAGGATCTGCTGCGCCAGATCCGGGAGTGCGCGAAGGTCTCCACCCGCACGACCGTCGTGCTGTCCACACCGTACGAACACCGCCCGCCGCAGATCTGA
- a CDS encoding condensation domain-containing protein has product MKFTEIADYQVRPGAVTRWTVVPAAAARPQDDDRPPSHLQEDHLRNHAAAETAQPSWLAVGFDLPGELDGTALRAAVLRWLDRHESLRSELTYRAGELRRRTWEPGRLSLSREEIGDFEAGEEITAELRAMFNAHTDPTGWPSYVFATISRADSVTLCMAFDHGNVDGYSILLAAHEVQELYAAEREGRGAELAEVGSYVDFCAEERVFTDVFERSDEIVGEWADFVASCGGELPSFPLPLAGADLRVDPVVSGFSGPQRGFCRRLLDEEGADALETSCRRNGGSVYSGVLATLGTVANLMSQQTTFRTLLLLHTRSAQRWAQSVGWFVGVAPIQLRTPESITGGADVLEMLPTAGNALRTAKPLSAVPLPKVSELLGTELVPRFVLSYMDMRASPGACNWDDWNAQALHAPATSADEVYLWVNRNHNGIDVTCRFPGTAAAAAVLDDYVHQIRRLLRAVAVAGLATTIPPMWTESAPERESAPDAVSRTS; this is encoded by the coding sequence ATGAAGTTCACGGAGATCGCGGATTACCAGGTTAGACCGGGCGCGGTGACGCGGTGGACCGTCGTGCCCGCCGCGGCGGCCCGGCCGCAGGACGACGACCGCCCGCCGTCGCACCTGCAGGAGGACCACCTCCGCAACCACGCCGCCGCGGAGACCGCCCAGCCGAGTTGGCTGGCCGTCGGGTTCGATCTTCCCGGCGAGCTGGACGGAACCGCACTTCGTGCTGCCGTGCTGCGCTGGCTGGACCGGCACGAGTCGCTGCGCAGCGAACTCACCTATCGAGCGGGCGAGCTGCGGCGTCGCACCTGGGAGCCGGGGCGGCTTTCGCTGTCCCGCGAGGAAATCGGCGACTTCGAGGCCGGCGAGGAGATCACCGCCGAGCTGCGCGCGATGTTCAACGCGCACACCGACCCCACCGGCTGGCCGTCCTACGTGTTCGCAACGATCTCGCGCGCCGACTCGGTGACGCTGTGCATGGCGTTCGATCACGGGAACGTGGACGGGTACTCGATCCTGCTGGCGGCGCACGAGGTTCAGGAGCTCTACGCGGCCGAGCGCGAAGGGCGCGGCGCGGAGCTGGCCGAGGTCGGCAGCTACGTCGATTTCTGCGCCGAAGAGCGGGTTTTCACCGATGTATTCGAGCGCTCCGACGAGATCGTGGGCGAGTGGGCGGATTTCGTCGCCTCCTGCGGAGGCGAGCTGCCGAGCTTCCCGCTGCCGCTGGCGGGCGCGGACCTGCGGGTGGACCCCGTGGTGTCCGGTTTTTCGGGGCCGCAACGCGGATTCTGCCGACGGCTGTTGGACGAAGAGGGCGCCGACGCGCTGGAGACCTCGTGCCGCCGCAACGGCGGCAGCGTGTATTCCGGCGTGCTGGCGACCCTCGGCACGGTCGCGAACCTGATGTCGCAGCAGACCACGTTCCGCACGTTGCTGCTGCTGCACACTCGTTCCGCGCAGCGGTGGGCGCAGTCGGTCGGCTGGTTCGTCGGTGTCGCACCGATCCAGCTGCGCACTCCCGAGAGCATCACCGGCGGAGCCGACGTGCTCGAAATGCTGCCCACCGCGGGCAACGCGTTGCGCACGGCGAAGCCGTTGTCGGCGGTTCCGCTGCCGAAGGTCTCCGAACTGCTCGGGACCGAGCTCGTGCCGCGCTTCGTGCTGTCCTACATGGACATGCGCGCCAGTCCAGGCGCGTGCAACTGGGACGACTGGAACGCGCAAGCGCTGCACGCGCCCGCCACTTCGGCGGACGAGGTCTACCTCTGGGTCAACCGCAACCACAACGGCATCGACGTGACGTGCCGCTTTCCCGGCACCGCGGCGGCAGCGGCGGTGCTCGACGACTACGTGCACCAGATCCGGCGGCTGCTGCGCGCGGTGGCCGTCGCCGGTCTCGCCACCACCATCCCTCCAATGTGGACGGAGTCCGCACCGGAACGCGAGTCCGCGCCGGACGCCGTGTCCCGAACCAGCTGA